From the Bacillus rossius redtenbacheri isolate Brsri chromosome 12, Brsri_v3, whole genome shotgun sequence genome, the window CTTCTGCCAGTGATCGGGGGCTGAAGATTCTGCACGTACGACCTTCCGGCGAGCAACATGGAGATCACCGAGCCATCAGTGCCACCGGGAGTGCGAGCGGCCGAGAGCAAGGGGCCGCCCTACGAGAATAGCCGCCCCTTGCGGCTGCCAGTCGCTGCCCACTCGAGCTGGCAGCCGCCGCGTCGCCCACGGACACCGTCGCGGACCAGGCTCGTCAACCCCGCCCCAAACTTGGACATCCTCGGCGCACGCGGCCTCCTCCGAGGACACCCCGGGCGCGCCGAAGCCAAGGGTGAAGGGTAgagacatctgctcattggctactgactcgtcacacctgttaactgggacgctagtgattcgatacttcttttgtttaaggtttttatcattggccgagtataattcagataaactgtggcccaatcactgacgcagtaaaaaggcaaacgtttttggattctagactatcacgaaatgaatccgcgaatttttcaggtctctagtgaagGGGCATCCAGGTCTTTTGTGACCATGATCTCCCGAGACATCCGACTCTTGAGGTGAGGGTCGTGTGACTCGATTTGTAAGCACTGAAAAGTTAAACCACACACATATTCAACAAGTCCACTAAATTTTGGACGTCCTGGTGCCTTAAGTACACGGTAAATTGGCATCTAAGAGCAACATAGGTTACTGTGTTGAAAACACGTTACAAAtaccaaaagataaaaaattccTAACGGGAAATTTGCATCTCCAAAAAATCCACCCTGTTTGACATTTGAATCAGTTTTGTTCGAAAAGGCCACTATCTCCTCCAAACGAAATCTGTCGGAAGATAAAAATAAAGGCTGTTTCTCCTGTGATGTGACCATTTCTGATGAACTGTGATCCGGCTGCTGTTTATTCGGGCGATACAGAAGCGATACACAAATGGTGTTGTCACAAGGAACGTGATTCTGCGTCAACGGAGTGCATTCGTGCGATAATGTAAGTGAGTAACAAGAAGTGAAGATGCGGCATCCTACAAAAGACCGATTAATTTAGTGTTTACTACCGTAGATGTCATTTATCCCATGGAGTGCAATTGATGCGCCATACATTTTGACATGCTCTTACACAAAAGTGGCAGTCAGCGTTGGATTAGTAATCATTTGCTTTATCGCTCTTTGTCGCAAGGTCTTTCACATGGCTGAGGCAGCTGTTGACATCAAGGTGCCATTTTCAAGGCAATGTAAAGTGACGCAGAACTCTAAGAGATAAACACCAGCAAATACCGTTAAGTCACAAGAGGCAGAAGTACACTGCTTTGAAGAGAAGAAAACTTTGAACCCCGCCCTTCCAGTAATCTGCACGCCACTTGTGTTACGTAAGCACTCTTGATTTGCATCCGTCAGATGAAACTGCGAGGCCAAAGTTGGCGGGTTATGACCTCCGAGCCTCCAAGGACATAACATATAATAAATATGACTGAATTAATAATGAATGCAGAGCAATTTGTCGCTCCAGCTTACTTCTGATACAAGCAAACAGTCGATTAAAGTGTTTTAATCAATgaacttaaatttatatatatctataaaagtatattaatttaatttagtatgtGCTATATTGGCTTTCAGGGTTGGACCAATTCTACGTAGTAGATTGTACAAACGATTCGCTTTGCATTGCGGCAGACatgttcattgtttttttttctcaacctgaagatgcctgctgtaATGCAGAGCGAAACTCTGAAAGCCCAGTTAGTTTATTATACAATGGCTGCGATATCTTACAATCTACTTCGTTAGGTATAATTCATATATGTAACTTATAAACCttggtaaatgttttttaatgagaGTACTGAGAGGATGTTTTATAATCGAAAACACGTTTGCTGAAGAAATTCTCTTTTGTATTCTAACCCATGATTTTACCATAGGTAGCATTTGTGTAATTGTAAATGTATCATTAAAAAGTAGATATTTACTGAATTTTTTCAACCAACTTTAAATAGTGTTTATTATTATGACAGAATTTTTATAGGTAATCAATATGTTATTGTTAAATATAACTTTATTATTGGTATCTAATCGGTTACTTAAAAACGAGTTTACCATAATCACACATtctaaatattattgtaaacaatatgTTAACTGAAGTTATCTAGAGGATTAAAAGTTTTGTAACAATGAGTTTAATGTATCTTTTGTATGAAAACGACAGTAGAGACAGTGAAAGAGGCAATCCTATGGTTTAATACACTACAGGTAGGCGATAGGTAACAGGGGCAGCCTTATCAACAATGTGGAACACTGCATCCTTGTCCTCCACCAGGGTGGTCAGCACCAGGAACAGCAGGTGTCACACAGGAGGACTATGAGGTTCAGCAGGTACTCACCCACGAGGAAGGCCGGCTCCTTGTTGTCCTCCACCAGAGTGGTCAGCACCAGGAACAGCAGGTGCCACACAGGAGGACTATGAGGTTCAGCAGGTACTCACCCACGAGGAAGGCTGGCTCCTTGTTGTCCTCCACCAGGGTGGTCAGCACCAGGAAACGGCAGGTGTCACACAGGAGGACTATGAGGTTCAGCAGGTACTCACCCACGAGGAAGGCCGGCTCCTTGTTGTCCTCCACCAGGGTGGTCAGCACCAGGAACAGCAGGTGTCACACAGGAGGACTATGAGGTCCAGCAGGTACTCACCCACGAGGAAGGCCGGCTCCTTGTTGTCCTCCACCAGAGTGGTCAGCACCAGGAACAGAGGGTGTCACACAGGAGGACTATGAGGTTCAGCAGGCACTCACCCACGAGGAAGGCCGGCTCCTTGTTGTCCTCCACCAGGGTGGTCAGCACCAGGAACAGCAGGTGTCACACAGGAGGACTATGAGGTCCAGCAGGTACTCACCCACGAGGAAGGCCGGCTCCTTGTTGTCCTCCACCAGGATGGTCAGCACCAGGAACAGCAGGTGTCACACAGGAGGACTATGAGGTCCAGCAGGTACTCACCCTCGAGGAAGGCCGGCTCCTTGTTGTCCTCCACCAGGGTGGTCAGCACCAGGAACAGCAGGTGTCACACAGGAGGACTATGAGGTTTGGCAGGTACTCACCCACGAGGAAGGCCGGCTCCTTGTTGTCCTCCACCAGGGTGGTCAGCACCAGGAACAGCAGGTGTCACACAGGAGGACTATGAGGTTTGGCAGGTACTCACCCACGAGGAAGGCCGGCTCCTTGTTGTCCTCCACCAGGATGGTCAGCACCAGGAACAGCAGGTGTCACACAGGAGGACTATGAGGTTTGGCAGGTACTCACCCACGAGGAAGGCCGGCTCCTTGTTGTCCTCCACCAGGGTGGTCAGCACCAGGAACAGCAGGTGTCACACAGGAGGACTATGAGGTTTGGCAGGTACTCACCCACGAGGAAGGCCGGCTCCTTGTTGTCCTCCACCAGGGTGGTCAGCACCAGGAACAGCAGGTGTCACACAGGAGGACTATGAGGTCCAGCAGGTACTCACCCACGAGGAAGGCCGGCTCCTTGTTGTCCTCCACCAGGATGGTCAGCACCAGGAACAGCAGGTGTCACACAGGAGGACTATGAGGTCCAGCAGGTACTCACCCTCGAGGAAGGCCGGCTCCTTGTTGTCCTCCACCAGGGTGGTCAGCACCAGGAACAGCAGGTGTCACACAGGAGGACTATGAGGTTTGGCAGGTACTCACCCACGAGGAAGGCCGGCTCCTTGTTGTCCTCCACCAGGGTGGTCAGCACCAGGAACAGCAGGTGTCACACAGGAGGACTATGAGGTTTGGCAGGCACTCACCCACGAGGAAGGCCGGCTCCTTGTTGTCCTCCACCAGGGTGGTCAGCACCAGGAACAGCAGGTGTCACACAGGAGGACTATGAGGTCCAGCAGGTACTCACCCATGAGGAAGGCCGGCTCCTTGTTGTCCTCCACCAGAGTGGTCAGCACCAGGAACAGCAGGTGTCACACAGGAGGACTATGAGGTTCAGCAGGTACTCACCCACGAGGAAGGCCGGCTCCTTGTTGTCCTCCACCAGGGTGGTCAGCACCAGGAACAGCAGGTGTCACACAGGAGGACTATGAGGTCCAGCAGGTACTCACCCACGAGGAAGGCCGGCTCCTTGTTGTCCTCCACCAGAGTGGTCAGCACCAGGAACAGAGGGTGTCACACAGGAGGACTATGAGGTTCAGCAGGCACTCACCCACGAGGAAGGCCGGCTCCTTGTTGTCCTCCACCAGGGTGGTCAGCACCAGGAACAGCAGGTGTCACACAGGAGGACTATGAGGTCCAGCAGGTACTCACCCACGAGGAAGGCCGGCTCCTTGTTGTCCTCCACCAGGATGGTCAGCACCAGGAACAGCAGGTGTCACACAGGAGGACTATGAGGTCCAGCAGGTACTCACCCTCGAGGAAGGCCGGCTCCTTGTTGTCCTCCACCAGGGTGGTCAGCACCAGGAACAGCAGGTGTCACACAGGAGGACTATGAGGTTTGGCAGGTACTCACCCACGAGGAAGGCCGGCTCCTTGTTGTCCTCCACCAGGGTGGTCAGCACCAGGAACAGCAGGTGTCACACAGGAGGACTATGAGGTTTGGCAGGTACTCACCCACGAGGAAGGCCGGCTCCTTGTTGTCCTCCACCAGGATGGTCAGCACCAGGAACAGCAGGTGTCACACAGGAGGACTATGAGGTTTGGCAGGTACTCACCCACGAGGAAGGCCGGCTCCTTGTTGTCCTCCACCAGGGTGGTCAGCACCAGGAACAGCAGGTGTCACACAGGAGGACTATGAGGTTTGGCAGGTACTCACCCACGAGGAAGGCCGGCTCCTTGTTGTCCTCCACCAGGGTGGTCAGCACCAGGAACAGCAGGTGTCACACAGGAGGACTATGAGGTCCAGCAGGTACTCACCCACGAGGAAGGCCGGCTCCTTGTTGTCCTCCACCAGGGTGGTCAGCACCAGGAACAGCAGGTGTCACACAGGAGGACTATGAGGTCCAGCAGGTACTCACCCACGAGGAAGGCCGGCTCCTTGTTGTCCTCCACCAGAGTGGTCAGCACCAGGAACAGAGGGTGTCACACAGGAGGACTATGAGGTTCAGCAGGCACTCACCCACGAGGAAGGCCGGCTCCTTGTTGTCCTCCACCAGGGTGGTCAGCACCAGGAACAGCAGGTGTCACACAGGAGGACTATGAGGTCCAGCAGGTACTCACCCACGAGGAAGGCCGGCTCCTTGTTGTCCTCCACCAGGATGGTCAGCACCAGGAACAGCAGGTGTCACACAGGAGGACTATGAGGTCCAGCAGGTACTCACCCACGAGGAAGGCCGGCTCCTTGTTGTCCTCCACCAGGATGGTCAGCACCAGGAACAGCAGGTGTCACACAGGAGGACTATGAGGTCCAGCAGGTACTCACCCTCGAGGAACGCCGGCTCCTTGTTGTCCTCCACCAGGGTGGTCAGCACCAGGAACAGCAGGTGTCACACAGGAGGACTATGAGGTTTGGCAGGTACTCACCCACGAGGAAGGCCGGCTCCTTGTTGTCCTCCACCAGGATGGTCAGCACCAGGAACAGCAGGTGTCACACAGGAGGACTATGAGGTTTGGCAGGTACTCACCCACGAGGAAGGCCGGCTCCTTGTTGTCCTCCACCAGGGTGGTCAGCACCAGGAACAGCAGGTGTCACACAGGAGGACTATGAGGTTTGGCAGGTACTCACCCACGAGGAAGGCCGGCTCCTTGTTGTCCTCCACCAGGGTGGTCAGCACCAGGAACAGCAGGTGTCACACAGGAGGACTATGAGGTCCAGCAGGTACTCACCCACGAGGAAGGCCGGCTCCTTGTTGTCCTCCACCAGGATGGTCAGCACCAGGAACAGCAGGTGTCACACAGGAGGACTATGAGGTCCAGCAGGTACTCACTCTCGAGGAAGGCCGGCTCCTTGTTGTCCTCCACCAGGGTGGTCAGCACCAGGAACAGCAGGTGTCACACAGGAGGACTATGAGGTCCAGCAGGTACTCACCCACGAGGAAGGCCGGCTCCTTGTTGTCCTCCACCAGGGTGGTCAGCACCAGGAACAGCAGGTGTCACACAGGAGGACTATGAGGTTCAGCAGGTACTCACCCACGAGGAAGGCCGGCTCCTTGTTGTCCTCCACCAGGGTGGTCAGCACCAGGAACAGCAGGTGTCACACAGGAGGACTATGATGTTTGGCAGGTACTCACCCACGAGGAAGGCCGGCTCCTTGTTGTCCTCCACCAGGGTGGTCAGCACCAGGAACAGCAGGTGTCACACAGGAGGACTATGAGGTTTGGCAGGTACTCACCCACGAGGAAGGCCGGCTCCTTGTTGTCCTCCACCAGGGTGGTCAGCACCAGGAACAGCAGGTGTCACACAGGAGGACTATGAGGTTTGGCAGGTACTCACCCACGAGGAAGGCCGGCTCCTTGTTGTCCTCCACCAGGATGGTCAGCACCAGGAACAGCAGGTGTCACACAGGAGGACTATGAGGTTTGGCAGGTACTCACCCACGAGGAAGGCTGGCTCCTTGTTGTCCTCCACCAGGGTGGTCAGCACCAGGAACAGAGGGTGCGACACGGGCAGCCTCTCGAACTCGGTGCTGCAGTCGTCGTACACCACCACCTCCTTGAAGGCGCGCCTCCTCAGGGCCTCCTTGCCGTCGCGCGTGGCCGCCAGGTCGGCGAGCGTGGCCTTGCCCAGCTGCAGGCGGCGGCGGTTGAAGCGGTCCGAGCAGTTCACGTTGATGGCTCCGCGCACGTGGTTCACGTTGTAGGCCATGAAGGGCCGGCAGTCGACGAGCAGGAAGCCCTTGGGGGCGCAGCCCCAGGAGGTCTCCTCGCGCTGCTGGCGCAGCTTCTCGGCGAGCGCGTCGGGCGCCAGCACGCGCACCTTCTTCATGACCAGCGACCTCTGCAGCGTGACCGAGTCGGCGCACGGGCTGGCCGGCAGGCTCACCGACTCCAGCTTGCAGCGCTTGGCGCACGACGGCGGCGGCGTGGACGGAGGCGGCAGCAGCGGGGGCTGCGGCGCCGGAGGTCCCGGCTCGCTCAGGCTCCTGTTCAGAGCCAGTCTGAGGCCGTCGCGCGGCCGGCCGGGCGACAGGCACAGCATGGTGACGTCACGCGCCTCGCGGGCTATATCGGGCCCGGCTGTGAACACACCAGGCCGAGGCCTCTTCAACACCTCTCCCCCCCGCTTCTTACCAGGCACTGCACCCACCATCTGGCGGCGAGGGCTCAATTAGCACCTCCCTGCTTGCACGGGGGCAGAACATACCCCTCCATCTTGGATCTGTTTTCTTACGTGcatcttattttttaaaaaaggggaaggggttgtctgcaaagtcggtttacggacgataatgttacgtgataacgtcataagtcaacattgatgaaaaattgcatccttttttaattttacatatattatttacaattttttttttgcaaaaatttaatttaaataatttcattttcatataatcacgaacaattag encodes:
- the LOC134537239 gene encoding uncharacterized protein LOC134537239, which codes for MVVDSSDKTARRTAVRALSLGHLRRRVSTARQIRDFCGHQLHGRTLSPGPDIAREARDVTMLCLSPGRPRDGLRLALNRSLSEPGPPAPQPPLLPPPSTPPPSCAKRCKLESVSLPASPCADSVTLQRSLVMKKVRVLAPDALAEKLRQQREETSWGCAPKGFLLVDCRPFMAYNVNHVRGAINVNCSDRFNRRRLQLGKATLADLAATRDGKEALRRRAFKEVVVYDDCSTEFERLPVSHPLFLVLTTLVEDNKEPAFLVVPAEPHSPPVWHLLFLVLTTLVEDNKEPAFLVGEYLLNLIVLLCDTCCSWC